One window from the genome of Bradyrhizobium sp. 4 encodes:
- a CDS encoding dihydrodipicolinate synthase family protein: MPNETYPIYTGLFPVAPTPFTETGDLDLEGQRRVIDCMVDQKVDGICILANYSEQFLLSDDERKLLVDLCLSHVAGRVPVMVTCSHFSTRIALARARHAAESGASLVMLMPPYHGYGLNADEVGTLEHFSRVADAARIPIMVQDAPLSGVTLTVPFLVRLAQQVPLVSYFKIEVPFAAAKLRSLVQLGGETIIGPFDGEEAISMMADLDAGASGTMSSALLPDLLRPVIDHHRAGRRCEAREAYARVLPLINFENRQCGLRAAKSVMAEGGVIKCEAVRHPLAQIDPDTRRGLIELAHEANPLALYWGH; the protein is encoded by the coding sequence ATGCCAAACGAAACCTACCCAATCTATACGGGCCTCTTCCCTGTCGCGCCGACGCCCTTTACGGAGACCGGAGATCTCGACCTCGAGGGCCAGCGGCGGGTTATCGACTGCATGGTCGATCAAAAGGTCGACGGCATCTGCATCTTGGCCAACTATTCCGAACAGTTCCTGCTATCCGACGACGAGCGGAAGCTGCTGGTCGACCTCTGCCTCTCACATGTCGCTGGCCGCGTTCCCGTCATGGTCACCTGCAGCCATTTCTCTACCCGTATAGCGCTGGCGCGCGCCCGTCATGCGGCCGAAAGCGGCGCAAGCCTCGTCATGCTGATGCCGCCCTATCACGGTTATGGTCTGAACGCCGATGAAGTGGGCACGCTCGAACACTTCAGCCGTGTCGCGGATGCGGCCAGGATTCCAATCATGGTCCAGGATGCGCCGCTCAGCGGCGTGACGCTCACGGTGCCATTTCTCGTGCGACTTGCGCAACAAGTGCCACTCGTTAGCTATTTTAAGATCGAGGTGCCGTTCGCCGCGGCAAAGCTGCGTAGCTTGGTCCAGCTCGGTGGCGAGACAATCATCGGTCCATTTGACGGCGAGGAAGCCATTAGCATGATGGCGGACCTCGATGCTGGTGCGAGCGGAACCATGTCGAGCGCACTGCTACCGGATCTGCTCCGGCCTGTCATTGATCACCATAGGGCCGGACGCAGATGTGAGGCTCGCGAGGCCTATGCCAGGGTGTTGCCGCTAATCAACTTTGAGAACCGGCAATGTGGTCTGCGCGCTGCCAAGAGCGTGATGGCCGAAGGTGGCGTGATCAAATGCGAGGCAGTGCGACATCCCCTTGCGCAGATTGATCCCGACACGAGAAGAGGCTTGATTGAGCTCGCACACGAAGCCAATCCGCTCGCCCTTTATTGGGGGCACTGA
- a CDS encoding MFS transporter, translating to MHGFHSQAMQRRFFIGFSSISFFIVGAGIVMPAWVAFDVGGSNLVGLVLLASSLAGFALAPLSGHVVDRHNRLRVTASGQLVRAVGLLMLAPVHLLPDALSRPTLLLSAVLGAFGYALLAGAMSGILQSLIPETERMRFNMRLSFFNQAGMALGTGAAGYGIAHFGSATTAALFAFVAISVLPLLRNLTAYPTRTHAAKRLNLFSASREAINYLVNEPQSLSASVSVGLVFAVIQITNLLLPGFVIHSLGGGSRLFGTLEMTAAIAGMAALAAAGIPAVARRIARMTTLLVAGAAGSLLVLSYATDPLVAIVLYTVAGMLWNLARAAANGHLLTVVDSALIGRVQAFTTLLTGAVGALIFLLPTLLPNTTEAQLYMACGVMILVTTALLALWTRRGRPARA from the coding sequence ATGCACGGGTTCCATTCGCAAGCAATGCAGCGACGTTTCTTCATTGGCTTTTCTTCCATCTCCTTCTTCATCGTCGGCGCCGGGATTGTCATGCCGGCGTGGGTTGCGTTCGATGTGGGCGGATCGAACCTGGTGGGCCTGGTTCTGCTGGCCTCCAGTCTTGCCGGTTTTGCCCTGGCGCCGCTTAGCGGACATGTCGTCGACCGTCACAATCGCCTCAGGGTCACCGCATCGGGACAACTCGTCAGAGCTGTTGGCTTGCTAATGTTGGCTCCGGTACACCTTTTGCCCGATGCGCTCTCGCGTCCTACCCTCCTTCTATCAGCAGTTCTCGGAGCTTTCGGCTATGCGCTTCTGGCAGGCGCCATGAGCGGCATCCTGCAATCGCTGATTCCCGAGACCGAGCGCATGCGCTTTAACATGCGATTGTCGTTCTTCAATCAGGCGGGGATGGCTTTGGGCACAGGTGCGGCCGGCTACGGCATCGCTCACTTCGGCAGCGCGACGACCGCCGCCCTGTTTGCCTTCGTCGCGATCTCCGTTCTGCCCCTGTTGAGGAATCTGACCGCGTATCCTACGCGCACACACGCAGCGAAGCGCCTCAATCTGTTTTCGGCTTCTCGTGAAGCGATCAACTATCTTGTGAACGAGCCACAAAGCCTGTCCGCGTCGGTATCAGTGGGCCTGGTATTTGCCGTCATTCAGATCACAAACCTGTTGTTACCTGGATTCGTCATTCATTCGCTCGGCGGAGGTAGTCGCCTCTTCGGTACACTCGAGATGACGGCTGCGATTGCGGGCATGGCCGCTCTTGCCGCTGCGGGGATCCCAGCGGTGGCCAGGAGAATCGCTCGCATGACGACGCTCCTTGTCGCCGGCGCGGCGGGCTCGTTGCTCGTCCTGTCCTATGCGACCGACCCGCTTGTCGCAATTGTGCTCTATACGGTGGCTGGGATGCTGTGGAATCTGGCGCGGGCGGCGGCCAACGGACATCTCTTGACTGTCGTCGATTCGGCGCTGATCGGACGCGTCCAGGCCTTTACCACTCTTCTAACGGGTGCGGTTGGTGCGCTGATCTTCCTGCTTCCTACTTTGCTTCCGAATACGACCGAAGCTCAGCTCTACATGGCATGCGGCGTGATGATCCTAGTCACGACCGCGCTCCTCGCTCTCTGGACTCGCCGCGGCAGACCCGCTCGCGCCTGA
- a CDS encoding rRNA adenine N-6-methyltransferase family protein: protein MTIDASRNLNNGMPSFWARNFDHLNIAAGEQVLQVGAGTGYYSAVLAEIVGPAGRVTAIETDTELASRARVNLESWPQVDVVSGDGRAVDVGKVDIAIVFAGATHPSRVWLDRLVEGGRLLMPMTDDTWKGFLLHVVRRRDHFEASSIGAVSIYPCRGGRDEDAARRLHNAIEGLPLRNLPIRALHVGEPRFNDSENVWFSGPGFWLERDPPC from the coding sequence GTGACGATCGATGCGAGTCGTAACCTCAACAATGGGATGCCCAGCTTCTGGGCCCGCAATTTTGACCATCTCAACATCGCCGCCGGCGAGCAGGTACTTCAGGTCGGTGCCGGCACCGGATACTATTCGGCGGTGCTGGCCGAGATTGTCGGACCCGCTGGTCGTGTGACGGCGATCGAAACCGACACAGAGTTGGCGTCGCGGGCCCGAGTGAACCTCGAGAGCTGGCCCCAGGTCGATGTCGTCTCGGGCGACGGCCGGGCGGTAGATGTCGGCAAGGTTGATATCGCCATCGTGTTCGCCGGAGCCACTCACCCATCCCGTGTCTGGCTTGATCGCCTTGTCGAAGGTGGCCGGCTTCTGATGCCTATGACCGACGATACCTGGAAAGGCTTTCTTCTCCATGTGGTACGGCGTCGAGACCACTTCGAGGCCTCTTCCATTGGTGCCGTCTCTATTTATCCTTGCAGGGGTGGACGCGATGAGGACGCTGCAAGACGTCTACATAACGCGATCGAAGGGTTGCCGCTTCGCAACCTTCCAATTCGCGCGTTGCACGTAGGTGAGCCGAGATTTAACGACTCAGAGAATGTGTGGTTTAGCGGGCCGGGCTTCTGGCTCGAGCGTGATCCTCCATGCTAA
- a CDS encoding chorismate mutase: METPSELNELRSSIDNLDAVLIHILAERFRCTRQVGKRKARLQLPSADPAREERQVERLRTLAQAASLDPEFAEKFLSFISKEVILHHDLTRGANADV; this comes from the coding sequence TTGGAAACTCCATCCGAATTGAACGAACTGCGGAGCAGCATCGACAATCTCGACGCGGTTCTTATCCACATTCTCGCGGAACGTTTCAGGTGCACTCGGCAGGTCGGAAAACGAAAAGCGCGACTTCAATTGCCTTCGGCAGATCCAGCTCGTGAGGAACGCCAGGTAGAAAGACTACGCACGCTCGCACAGGCAGCTAGCCTTGACCCAGAGTTTGCCGAGAAGTTCCTATCATTCATTAGCAAAGAAGTGATCCTGCATCACGACCTTACTCGTGGAGCAAACGCCGACGTCTAA